The Spodoptera frugiperda isolate SF20-4 chromosome 9, AGI-APGP_CSIRO_Sfru_2.0, whole genome shotgun sequence genome contains a region encoding:
- the LOC118271484 gene encoding mucin-1 isoform X36, which yields MRIAALIALVQLSLATAVSDEPKTLTAVELNRELSGDNVLSPFYESSEDAGVTFIRGSRAADSPLSPDIDVQCSGNYIDVTVEFADVFDGIIYSKGYLNDPKCKYVSLGNSQSRYSFRVPLNGCGSRPLCNACGTIDNVLVFQADDLLQGPQDFARKVSCARTSLEVSTGVTASREEHTLKLKPFMVDMLDVVAVEGPAGGVECWMDIQVGVFPNTTPLKNSIKIGEYLTILVYLKDVRNQFSLKIHDCWAYDNENYDGPSTNKIQLTDKNGCPKKKKLIDFWQKTTNTGKSGATLIAYSKVSAFRFPETDQVYLTCNVELCTNNCDSNCGTTEISTTIKPSQCYPGSRDPGCQRITVEPQLKCYPGSLDPRCPQQPTPTTPQLSELTTLRDRRISLPTVIADKYTTTTTPEPPRCFPGSTDPRCPKPTTPEPPRCFPGSTDPRCPKPTTPEPPRCFPGSTDPRCPKPTTPEPPRCFPGSTDPRCPKPTTPEPPRCFPGSTDPRCPKPTTPEPPRCYPGSPDPRCPQPPRPTTLTPPTYLPPVTPELKCYPGSSDPRCPQPTTPAPPKCFPGSTDPRCPKPTTPAPPNCYPGNTDPRCPKPTTPAPPRCFPGSTDPRCPKPTTPEPPRCYPGSTDPRCPKPTTPEPPRCYPGSTDPRCPKPTTPEPPRCYPGSTDPRCPKPTTPEPPRCYPGSTDPRCPKPTTPEPPRCYPGSTDPRCPKPTTPEPPRCYPGSTDPRCPKPTTPEPPRCYPGSTDPRCPKPTTPEPPRCYPGSTDPRCPKPTTPKPVCYPGSPDPKCPQPPRPTTLTPPTYLPPVTPELKCYPGSSDPRCPQPTTPAPPKCFPGSTDPRCPKPTTPAPPNCYPGNTDPRCPKPTTPAPPRCFPGSTDPRCPKPTTPEPPRCYPGSTDPRCPKPTTPEPPRCYPGSTDPRCPKPTTPEPPRCYPGSNDPRCPKPTTPAPPNCYPGNTDPRCPKPTTPAPPRCFPGSTDPRCPKPTTPKPVCYPGSPDPKCPQPPRPTTLTPPTYLPPVTPALKCYPGSTDPRCPKPTTPEPPRCFPGSTDPRCPKPTTPAPPNCFPGSTDPRCPKPTTPAPPNCYPGNTDPRCPKPTTPAPPRCFPGSTDPRCPKPTTPEPPRCFPGSTDPRCPKPTTPEPPRCFPGSNDPRCPKPTTPAPPRCFPGSTDPRCPKPTTPEPPRCFPGSNDPRCPKPTTPKPVCYPGSPDPKCPQPPRPTTLTPPTYLPPVTPALKCYPGSTDPRCPKPTTPEPPRCYPGSTDPRCPKPTTPEPPRCYPGSTDPRCPKPTTPAPPRCYPGSTDPRCPKPTTPEPPRCFPGSTDPRCPKPTTPAPPRCFPGSTDPRCPKPTTPEPPRCYPGSTDPRCPKPTTPEPPRCYPGSTDPRCPKPTTPAPPRCYPGSTDPRCPKPTTPEPPRCFPGSTDPRCPKPTTPAPPKCFPGSTDPRCPKPTTPEPPRCFPGSNDPRCPKPTTPKPVCYPGSPDPKCPQPPRPTTLTPPTYLPPVTPALKCYPGSTDPRCPKPTTPESPRCFPGSTDPRCPKPTTPAPPKCFPGSTDPRCPKPTTPEPPRCYPGSTDPRCPKPTTPEPPRCYPGSTDPRCPKPTTPEPPRCYPGSTDPRCPKPTTPEPPRCYPGSTDPRCPKPTTPEPPRCYPGSTDPRCPKPTTPEPPRCYPGSTDPRCPKPTTPEPPRCYPGSTDPRCPKPTTPEPPRCYPGSTDPRCPKPTTPEPPRCYPGSTDPRCPKPTTPAPPRCYPGSTDPRCPKPEPPTPSSCYPGSRDPKCPQPFAPASTNPPSTYLPPFPEENEIKSSRVSRLATKDTNEDNVNDYIDSFDFKRTEPRSRKVRDVFGSSESAAFATSGTAIIYIAMGSAVAMIMSITLAIYMYKKNKLRTASVNTTAQSPC from the exons CTGTCGCTCGCTACAGCTGTTTCAGATGAACCAAAAACGCTCACAGCGGTTGAGCTGAACCGCGAGTTGTCCGGAGACAATGTGCTCTCGCCTTTCTACGAAAGTAGTGAGGATGCTGGGGTCACGTTCATAAGAGGATCAAGGGCGGCTGACTCGCCCTTGTCTCCTGATATCGACGTGCAATGCTCAGGCAACTATATCGACGTCACTGTTGAGTTCGCTGACGTTTTCGATGGCATCATTTACAGTAAGGGTTACTTAAATGACCCGAAGtgcaa ATATGTGTCATTGGGCAACAGTCAGTCTCGGTACTCATTCAGAGTGCCACTGAATGGCTGTGGCTCCCGACCTCTCTGCAATGCATGTGGTACCATCGACAACGTACTTGTGTTCCAAGCTGACGACTTGTTGCAAGGACCTCAGGACTTCGCTCGCAAG GTGTCATGTGCCCGCACTTCCCTGGAAGTGTCGACTGGAGTGACGGCGTCCAGAGAAGAGCATACTCTCAAGCTAAAACCTTTCATGGTTGACATGCTTGATGTGGTTGCAGTCGAAGGACCCGCCGGAGGAGTTGAATGCTGGATGGACATCCAAGTAGGAGTCTTTCctaat aCCACTCCACTGAAGAACTCGATCAAAATTGGAGAATACTTGACAATCCTTGTGTATCTCAAGGATGTAAGAAACCAGTTCAGCCTTAAAATACACGATTGCTGGGCTTATGACAACGAAAACTACGATGGTCCTAGTACCAACAAGATTCAACTGACTGACAAGAACGGTTGTCCCAA GAAGAAAAAGCTGATTGATTTCTGGCAGAAAACTACAAACACAGGCAAGAGCGGTGCCACTTTAATTGCCTACAGCAAAGTGAGCGCTTTCCGATTCCCTGAAACCGACCAAGTCTACCTAACGTGTAACGTcgag CTATGCACAAACAACTGCGACTCGAACTGCGGTACCACGGAAATTTCTACAACGATCAAACCATCACAATGCTACCCTGGATCGCGTGATCCTGGATGTCAACGCATCACGGTTGAACCACAACTGAAGTGTTACCCTGGCTCACTTGATCCCAGATGTCCTCAACAGCCAACACCGACGACACCACAACTTTCAGAGCTCACTACACTACGTGATCGGAGGATTTCGTTGCCAACAGTTATTGCCGACAAATATACGACTACTACCACTCCTGAGCCACCACGCTGCTTCCCAGGCTCCACTGACCCCAGATGTCCCAAGCCCACAACTCCTGAACCACCAAGGTGCTTCCCAGGTAGCACTGACCCAAGGTGCCCCAAACCAACTACTCCTGAGCCACCACGCTGCTTCCCAGGTTCCACTGACCCCAGATGTCCCAAGCCCACAACTCCTGAACCACCAAGGTGCTTCCCAGGTAGCACTGACCCAAGGTGCCCCAAACCAACTACTCCTGAGCCACCACGCTGCTTCCCTGGCTCAACTGACCCTAGATGTCCTAAGCCAACGACTCCTGAACCTCCACGATGCTACCCGGGTTCACCTGATCCGAGATGTCCACAGCCACCTCGACCTACAACCTTAACGCCACCGACATATTTACCACCAGTAACGCCTGAATTAAAATGCTATCCAGGTTCATCAGACCCTAGGTGTCCACAACCAACCACCCCAGCTCCTCCAAAATGTTTCCCAGGCAGCACAGACCCCAGGTGCCCGAAACCTACAACACCAGCACCTCCTAACTGTTACCCTGGAAACACTGACCCACGTTGCCCTAAGCCAACAACTCCAGCACCACCCAGATGTTTCCCAGGTAGCACTGACCCCAGATGTCCCAAGCCAACGACCCCTGAGCCACCACGTTGCTACCCAGGATCGACTGACCCCAGATGTCCTAAGCCAACGACTCCTGAGCCACCACGTTGCTACCCTGGATCGACTGACCCCAGATGTCCAAAGCCAACGACTCCTGAGCCACCACGTTGCTACCCTGGATCGACTGACCCCAGATGTCCAAAGCCAACGACTCCTGAGCCACCACGTTGCTACCCTGGATCGACTGACCCCAGATGTCCCAAACCAACGACTCCTGAGCCACCACGTTGCTACCCTGGATCGACTGACCCCAGATGTCCAAAGCCAACGACTCCTGAGCCACCACGTTGCTACCCTGGATCGACTGACCCCAGATGTCCAAAGCCAACGACTCCTGAACCACCACGTTGCTACCCTGGATCGACTGACCCCAGATGTCCCAAGCCAACGACCCCTGAGCCACCACGTTGCTACCCTGGATCGACTGACCCCAGATGTCCCAAACCAACCACGCCTAAACCAGTCTGCTACCCGGGTTCTCCGGATCCTAAATGTCCCCAACCACCACGCCCGACAACCTTAACTCCTCCCACTTATTTACCACCAGTAACGCCTGAATTGAAATGCTATCCAG GTTCATCAGACCCTAGGTGTCCACAACCAACCACCCCAGCTCCTCCAAAATGTTTCCCAGGCAGCACAGACCCCAGGTGCCCGAAACCTACAACACCAGCACCTCCTAACTGTTACCCTGGAAACACTGACCCACGTTGCCCTAAGCCAACAACTCCAGCACCACCCAGATGTTTCCCAGGTAGTACTGACCCCAGATGTCCCAAGCCAACGACCCCTGAGCCACCACGTTGCTACCCTGGATCGACTGACCCCAGATGTCCTAAGCCAACGACTCCTGAGCCCCCACGTTGCTACCCTGGATCGACTGACCCCAGATGTCCCAAGCCAACGACCCCTGAGCCACCACGTTGCTACCCTGGATCAAATGACCCCAGATGTCCAAAGCCAACCACACCCGCACCGCCAAACTGTTACCCTGGAAACACCGACCCGCGTTGTCCAAAACCAACAACCCCTGCCCCACCACGGTGCTTCCCTGGCTCAACTGACCCCAGATGTCCAAAGCCAACCACACCCAAACCAGTCTGCTACCCGGGTTCTCCGGATCCTAAATGTCCCCAACCACCACGCCCGACAACCTTAACTCCACCCACTTATTTACCACCAGTGACGCCGGCACTTAAATGTTACCCCGGTTCTACCGATCCCAGATGCCCTAAGCCAACAACTCCCGAACCCCCACGGTGCTTCCCTGGATCCACTGACCCGCGCTGCCCAAAACCTACAACTCCAGCACCCCCAAATTGCTTCCCAGGCAGTACTGATCCTAGATGTCCTAAACCCACTACGCCTGCACCACCAAATTGTTACCCTGGAAACACCGACCCGCGTTGTCCAAAACCAACGACTCCTGCTCCACCCAGGTGCTTCCCTGGCTCAACTGACCCTAGATGTCCTAAGCCAACGACACCTGAGCCACCACGGTGCTTCCCGGGATCAACTGACCCCAGGTGTCCCAAGCCTACGACACCTGAACCACCGCGGTGTTTCCCTGGATCAAATGACCCCAGGTGTCCTAAGCCAACAACCCCTGCTCCACCAAGGTGCTTCCCTGGCTCAACTGACCCCAGATGTCCCAAACCTACGACACCTGAACCACCACGATGCTTCCCTGGATCAAATGACCCCAGGTGTCCTAAGCCAACAACGCCAAAACCAGTCTGCTACCCGGGTTCTCCCGATCCTAAATGTCCCCAACCACCACGCCCAACAACTTTAACTCCTCCCACTTATTTGCCACCAGTGACACCCGCTCTCAAATGCTATCCTGGTTCTACTGACCCTAGATGTCCCAAGCCAACGACTCCCGAGCCCCCACGTTGCTACCCTGGATCGACTGACCCCAGATGTCCCAAACCAACGACTCCTGAGCCACCACGTTGCTACCCTGGATCAACTGATCCCAGATGTCCCAAGCCAACGACTCCTGCTCCACCAAGGTGCTACCCAGGTAGTACCGATCCAAGATGTCCTAAGCCAACGACACCCGAACCACCTCGATGCTTCCCCGGAAGCACGGACCCACGTTGTCCCAAACCAACAACCCCTGCTCCACCAAGGTGCTTCCCTGGTTCAACTGACCCTAGATGTCCCAAGCCAACGACTCCCGAGCCCCCACGTTGCTACCCTGGATCGACTGACCCCAGATGTCCCAAACCAACGACTCCTGAGCCACCACGTTGCTACCCTGGATCAACTGATCCCAGATGTCCCAAGCCAACGACTCCTGCTCCACCAAGGTGCTACCCAGGTAGTACCGATCCAAGATGTCCTAAGCCAACGACACCCGAACCACCTCGATGCTTCCCCGGAAGCACGGACCCACGTTGTCCCAAACCAACAACCCCTGCTCCACCAAAGTGCTTCCCTGGCTCAACTGATCCTAGATGTCCTAAGCCAACGACACCTGAGCCACCACGGTGCTTCCCTGGATCAAATGACCCCAG GTGTCCTAAGCCAACAACGCCTAAACCAGTCTGCTACCCGGGTTCTCCAGATCCTAAATGTCCCCAACCACCACGCCCGACAACCTTAACTCCTCCCACTTATTTACCACCAGTGACGCCGGCACTTAAATGTTACCCCGGTTCTACCGATCCTAGATGCCCTAAGCCAACGACACCCGAATCACCTCGATGCTTCCCTGGGAGCACGGACCCACGTTGTCCCAAACCAACAACCCCTGCTCCACCAAAGTGCTTCCCTGGATCGACTGACCCCAGATGTCCCAAGCCAACGACTCCTGAACCACCACGTTGCTACCCTGGATCGACTGACCCCAGATGTCCCAAGCCAACGACTCCTGAACCACCACGTTGCTACCCTGGATCGACTGACCCTAG ATGTCCCAAACCAACGACTCCTGAGCCACCACGTTGCTACCCAGGATCAACTGACCCCAGATGTCCCAAGCCAACGACTCCTGAGCCACCACGTTGCTACCCAGGATCGACTGACCCCAGATGTCCCAAGCCAACGACCCCTGAGCCACCACGTTGCTACCCAGGATCGACTGACCCCAGATGTCCCAAGCCAACGACTCCTGAGCCACCACGTTGCTACCCTGGATCGACTGACCCCAGATGTCCCAAGCCAACGACTCCTGAGCCACCACGTTGCTACCCTGGATCGACTGACCCCAGATGTCCCAAACCAACGACTCCTGAGCCACCACGTTGCTACCCTGGATCGACTGACCCCAGATGTCCCAAGCCAACGACTCCTGAGCCCCCACGTTGCTACCCTGGATCGACTGACCCCAGATGTCCCAAGCCAACGACCCCTGCGCCACCACGTTGCTACCCTGGATCAACTGACCCTAGGTGTCCCAAACCGGAACCTCCAACCCCCAGTTCTTGTTATCCAGGATCAAGGGATCCAAAGTGCCCACAGCCGTTTGCTCCAGCTAGCACTAACCCACCTTCAACTTATTTGCCACCATTCCCAGAAGAAAATGAAATCAAATCTTCTAGAGTCAGCAGATTAGCAACTAAGGACACTAATGAAGATAACGTCAACGATTATATAG ATTCGTTCGATTTCAAGCGAACAGAACCAAGATCAAGAAAAGTTCGTGACGTATTTGGTAGCAGCGAAAGTGCTGCCTTTGCAACAAGTGGCACTGCCATCATATACATTGCCATGGGATCAGCTGTAGCAATGATCATGTCAATCACACTTGCCATTTATAtgtacaagaaaaataaactaagaacTGCGTCTGTAAACACAACTGCGCAAAGCCCctgttaa